Proteins from a single region of Sandaracinaceae bacterium:
- the mutT gene encoding 8-oxo-dGTP diphosphatase MutT, whose translation MKRIVVAAAVVEHEGRILLTRRLDKGHLAGAWEFPGGKLEEGEAPMDCVVRECLEECGIRVEPVDILEVTHHIYPEREVLLLFYACRLRGGELRHIEIADHAWCTLEELSRYELPPADVPVLRKLLARGGAFAPRPAG comes from the coding sequence ATGAAGCGCATCGTCGTCGCCGCTGCGGTCGTCGAGCACGAAGGGCGCATCCTGCTGACGCGTCGCCTCGACAAGGGCCACCTCGCTGGCGCTTGGGAGTTCCCTGGAGGAAAGCTCGAGGAGGGGGAGGCACCCATGGACTGCGTCGTGCGCGAGTGCCTCGAGGAGTGCGGCATCCGGGTAGAGCCCGTCGACATCCTGGAGGTCACGCATCACATCTACCCCGAGCGAGAGGTGCTGTTGCTGTTCTATGCGTGTCGGCTGCGCGGAGGGGAGCTTCGCCACATCGAGATCGCCGACCACGCGTGGTGCACCCTCGAGGAGCTGTCGCGCTACGAGCTGCCGCCGGCAGACGTACCCGTACTGCGTAAGCTCTTGGCTCGCGGTGGGGCCTTCGCCCCTCGACCCGCAGGCTGA